In the genome of Thiomicrospira aerophila AL3, one region contains:
- the hflK gene encoding FtsH protease activity modulator HflK, producing MAWNEPGKPGQDPWGNPGKGSGNNNEPPKRPQRKSDQELDELLKKAQQMFSGAGGNFNGGISGKHISVAFLVLLVIWLLSGIYIVDTAERGVVKRFGAYVTETGPGPHWHIPYPIESVTKVNVDRIRTTEIGYRTDGQNRTGSVLSEALMLTRDENIVDVRIAVQYRIQSAPDYLFNVRDPDATLRAASESALREIVGRNSLDFVLTQGRTEVVALVRELTQRNLDQYQSGLFITTVNLQDAQPPEQVQSAFADVVKAREDRERLINEAEAYSNQVIPQARGQAARIVEEARAYRDQVVARAEGQASRFVSVVTEYQNAPEVMRERLYIEAMTNVLNNTSKVFMGVEGGNNLMYLPLDKIMGGSGTAGNVPFAPAQPAPGATRAPANQANAANPRPADSNVRDFLRNRELR from the coding sequence ATGGCATGGAATGAACCCGGTAAGCCCGGACAGGACCCTTGGGGTAATCCTGGAAAAGGCTCTGGCAATAACAATGAGCCACCCAAACGACCACAGCGTAAATCTGATCAAGAGCTTGATGAACTGCTGAAAAAAGCCCAACAAATGTTTAGTGGGGCTGGTGGTAATTTTAATGGTGGAATCAGTGGCAAGCACATCAGTGTTGCATTCTTAGTCCTGTTAGTGATTTGGTTACTTTCAGGTATTTACATTGTTGATACCGCTGAGCGTGGTGTGGTAAAGCGCTTTGGTGCTTATGTAACAGAAACTGGCCCAGGTCCGCATTGGCATATTCCTTATCCGATTGAATCGGTTACTAAGGTTAACGTTGACCGCATTCGTACCACAGAAATTGGTTATCGGACCGATGGTCAAAATCGTACTGGCAGTGTGTTGTCTGAAGCCTTAATGTTGACCCGTGACGAAAACATTGTCGATGTGCGTATTGCTGTGCAATATCGTATTCAGTCAGCGCCGGACTATTTATTTAATGTCCGTGACCCAGATGCCACCTTACGTGCTGCTTCTGAAAGTGCGTTGCGTGAAATTGTCGGTCGTAACTCGCTGGACTTTGTCTTGACCCAAGGCCGTACTGAGGTGGTTGCCCTGGTACGTGAGCTGACTCAGCGTAACTTAGATCAATATCAATCAGGTTTATTTATAACTACGGTTAACTTGCAGGATGCGCAGCCGCCAGAGCAGGTTCAATCAGCCTTTGCTGACGTGGTAAAAGCTCGTGAAGACCGTGAGCGTTTGATTAATGAGGCGGAAGCTTACTCTAACCAAGTTATCCCGCAAGCGCGTGGTCAAGCGGCACGTATTGTTGAAGAAGCGCGTGCTTACCGTGATCAGGTTGTTGCTAGAGCGGAAGGTCAGGCATCACGTTTCGTGAGTGTTGTCACCGAATACCAAAATGCGCCTGAGGTCATGCGCGAGCGTTTATACATCGAAGCCATGACTAATGTATTGAACAACACTTCAAAAGTCTTTATGGGCGTTGAAGGTGGCAATAATCTTATGTACTTGCCGTTAGATAAAATAATGGGTGGTTCGGGTACGGCCGGTAATGTGCCGTTTGCACCTGCTCAACCGGCACCTGGTGCAACACGTGCACCTGCTAACCAAGCGAACGCAGCTAACCCGCGTCCTGCGGATAGCAATGTTCGTGACTTTTTAAGAAATAGGGAGTTACGTTAA
- the hflX gene encoding ribosome rescue GTPase HflX yields the protein MELFGRLERKQLDVAILVHVDFEDETCREELTEFLELVESAGAEQAELVKTKRDRPDAKLFIGSGKLDEVAAAVALHQADVVIFNHALSPGQERNIERVVKARVIDRVGLILDIFAQRARSHEGKLQVELAQLRHMSTRLVRGWTHLERQKGGIGLRGPGETQLESDKRLLQERIKHLLKRIEKVRKQRALGRQSRQRSDHPTITLVGYTNAGKSTLFNQLTAADVYAENRLFATLDATLRSVHLPGGGQAILADTVGFIRHIPHDLVTAFRSTLEETSEADLLIHLIDAADPLRDDKIAQVQQVITEVGANDVPQLLVFNKIDLLKPAVEPHVDFDEEGQPARVWISAQNNLGLDYLKDALASFFKGQFVRIFIKLGAEAGHRRAQLYALGKVEQEASDDDGTIGLQVYLTEQQYHQVSKWPECQYIEKLQEAVV from the coding sequence ATGGAATTATTTGGGCGCCTAGAGCGTAAGCAACTTGATGTTGCTATTTTGGTTCATGTTGATTTTGAAGATGAAACCTGTCGAGAAGAGTTAACTGAGTTTTTAGAGCTGGTCGAATCGGCAGGCGCAGAGCAGGCCGAGTTAGTCAAAACTAAGCGCGATCGTCCAGACGCTAAACTATTTATTGGTTCAGGCAAGTTAGATGAGGTCGCGGCAGCGGTCGCTTTACACCAAGCAGATGTGGTGATTTTTAACCATGCATTAAGTCCGGGACAAGAACGTAATATAGAACGGGTGGTTAAAGCCCGTGTGATTGACCGGGTAGGGTTGATTCTGGATATCTTTGCGCAGCGCGCGCGTTCTCATGAAGGTAAGTTGCAAGTTGAGTTGGCGCAGTTGCGTCACATGTCCACTCGTTTGGTCCGTGGTTGGACTCACTTGGAGCGTCAGAAAGGCGGTATAGGTTTGCGTGGGCCGGGTGAAACCCAGCTTGAGTCAGATAAACGTCTGTTGCAAGAGCGAATTAAGCATTTGTTAAAGCGTATTGAAAAAGTCCGCAAACAACGCGCATTAGGTCGTCAATCACGGCAACGATCAGACCATCCTACTATCACGCTAGTGGGTTATACCAATGCAGGCAAGTCAACTTTGTTTAACCAGCTGACTGCGGCTGATGTCTATGCCGAAAATCGATTATTTGCCACGTTAGATGCCACCTTGCGGAGTGTGCATTTACCGGGTGGTGGTCAAGCCATTTTGGCTGATACCGTTGGTTTTATTCGCCACATTCCCCATGATTTAGTGACGGCATTTCGTTCTACATTAGAAGAAACCAGCGAGGCGGATCTGCTGATTCATTTGATTGATGCCGCTGATCCACTACGAGATGATAAAATTGCGCAAGTACAACAGGTTATCACGGAAGTAGGGGCAAACGATGTACCGCAATTATTGGTTTTTAATAAGATTGATTTACTAAAGCCGGCTGTTGAGCCCCATGTTGATTTTGATGAAGAAGGCCAGCCAGCGCGGGTGTGGATTTCAGCCCAAAATAATCTGGGATTAGATTATTTAAAAGATGCGTTAGCGAGTTTCTTTAAAGGTCAATTTGTCAGGATTTTTATCAAGCTTGGGGCGGAAGCGGGCCATCGTCGTGCCCAATTGTATGCCTTAGGTAAGGTGGAGCAAGAGGCTAGTGATGACGATGGCACGATCGGACTGCAGGTGTATTTAACTGAGCAACAATATCATCAAGTGTCAAAGTGGCCAGAGTGTCAATATATTGAAAAATTACAGGAAGCCGTAGTCTAA
- the hfq gene encoding RNA chaperone Hfq encodes MDKLKPAKAVPIQDPYLNALRKERINVSIYLVNGVKLQGRIDSFDQFVVLLRSNVTQMVYKHAISTIVPMRDPKAYDFATQNDSDKADVE; translated from the coding sequence ATGGACAAGCTAAAACCGGCTAAGGCCGTTCCCATTCAAGACCCCTATTTAAACGCCCTGCGTAAAGAACGTATTAACGTGTCTATTTATCTCGTTAACGGCGTCAAGCTGCAGGGTCGCATTGACTCGTTTGATCAGTTTGTTGTGTTGTTGCGTAGCAATGTCACGCAAATGGTTTATAAACATGCCATTTCTACTATTGTGCCGATGCGTGATCCGAAAGCCTATGATTTTGCCACTCAAAACGATTCAGACAAAGCCGACGTGGAATAA
- the miaA gene encoding tRNA (adenosine(37)-N6)-dimethylallyltransferase MiaA has translation MSEPASNWNQFIEQSNAIAIMGPTASGKTALALALAKRLPIEIINVDSVLIYRDLNIGAAKPTDTELAQVPHHLINFLGQAQSYSVAEFVTDAQRLATEIFARGKIPVLVGGTMMYFNALTQGLSDLPTADADIRARLQAEFEQNPAELHAKLQKVDPQAAARINQADQQRLIRALEVYEVSGQSLSSLQHSRSTPWTYPLLKVVLMPASRQALHDKITQRLQGMFDAGLVEEVASLAKQSEHNPDSPAMRSVGYRQVLEFFAGHYPKEMLFDKALVATRQLAKRQITWLRKETDGVILDPYAYSPDQLVAQVLEEVARKCKDMAE, from the coding sequence ATGTCAGAGCCCGCCAGTAACTGGAATCAATTTATCGAGCAGTCCAATGCCATAGCCATTATGGGGCCTACCGCCAGTGGCAAGACCGCTCTGGCTTTAGCGCTCGCCAAGCGACTACCCATTGAAATTATCAATGTGGATTCGGTGCTAATTTATCGTGATTTAAATATCGGCGCAGCCAAGCCGACGGATACGGAGTTAGCTCAAGTACCGCATCACCTTATTAATTTCTTGGGGCAGGCGCAAAGCTACTCAGTAGCTGAATTTGTAACGGACGCACAGCGCCTTGCGACGGAAATTTTTGCACGCGGTAAGATTCCTGTCTTAGTGGGCGGGACGATGATGTACTTTAATGCCTTGACGCAAGGTTTGTCGGATTTACCAACTGCCGATGCTGATATACGCGCTAGGTTGCAGGCTGAATTTGAGCAAAATCCAGCAGAGCTGCATGCCAAGCTACAGAAAGTAGACCCCCAAGCAGCGGCGAGGATTAATCAAGCCGACCAGCAACGTTTGATTCGCGCATTAGAAGTTTATGAGGTCAGTGGTCAGAGTTTAAGTAGTTTGCAACATAGTCGCTCGACGCCATGGACCTATCCATTACTTAAGGTCGTATTGATGCCAGCATCACGTCAAGCCTTGCATGACAAAATTACACAGCGGTTACAGGGTATGTTTGATGCAGGCCTGGTGGAGGAAGTGGCCTCTCTGGCTAAGCAGTCAGAACACAATCCTGATAGTCCGGCGATGCGCAGTGTCGGTTATCGTCAGGTATTGGAGTTTTTTGCCGGTCACTACCCTAAAGAAATGTTATTTGATAAGGCGTTAGTAGCGACTCGGCAGTTGGCTAAACGCCAAATCACCTGGTTGCGTAAAGAAACTGATGGCGTTATTTTGGACCCCTATGCGTATAGTCCTGATCAGTTGGTCGCTCAGGTGCTCGAAGAAGTGGCTCGAAAATGTAAAGATATGGCCGAATAG
- the mutL gene encoding DNA mismatch repair endonuclease MutL, giving the protein MNTNRITLMPDALANQIAAGEVVERPVSVVKELVENALDAGATQITVWLEEAGIELIDVQDNGVGIVADDLPLAVERHATSKVKSYDDLACVASLGFRGEALASIASVSQFSLVSYHPTEPHAWLLQNQVDGRWSPLAPTAAPLGTRIKVASLFYNTPARRKFLKTPRAEFTQIEDYLKRTLLVNQHLGLRLIHNAKQVFDFVPAIEPAKYLTRLAALLGEAFVEQSLHISQSLPGVNLEGWVSLPTYHRGLADKQFVFVNGRIVRDRQLLQAVKLAYADVLYHGRHPVFVVFINVPFDQVDVNVHPAKYEVRFQHARQVYDHVRRAIRDAIMQPLVMGQEGATRPANGDAIAQRTDQPNLQQSTPRQPIIRQTSLSLASARSDSTQDLADAFAFQQPAQSNYATAIQPDSLPIIQESGEQQALAPMLGFAKAQIKGVFILAENAAGLVLVDMHAAHERIVYERLKGQWRDQQIVSQPLLVPLVLHLSSAAILHWEANVAWWQGWGFEFEQLGPEQLRVMAVPAVLQGLNLTELLEKVFADWLTEQRPETMLEEEFAAILSRRACHGSVRANRQLTLAEMNQLLRDMEQTPASSQCNHGRPTWVQLSMDQLDQLFMRGR; this is encoded by the coding sequence ATGAATACAAATCGTATTACCTTGATGCCAGATGCGCTTGCCAATCAAATTGCGGCTGGCGAGGTGGTTGAGCGCCCAGTGTCTGTAGTTAAGGAGCTAGTCGAAAACGCACTCGATGCTGGCGCTACCCAGATTACGGTTTGGCTTGAGGAAGCGGGTATTGAGCTTATAGATGTGCAAGATAATGGTGTGGGCATCGTAGCAGATGACTTACCACTAGCGGTGGAACGCCACGCGACCAGTAAAGTTAAAAGTTATGATGATTTAGCTTGCGTCGCCAGTTTGGGTTTTCGAGGCGAGGCTTTGGCCAGTATTGCATCGGTAAGTCAATTTAGTCTGGTGAGTTACCATCCAACAGAACCTCACGCCTGGTTGTTGCAAAATCAAGTGGATGGGCGCTGGAGTCCACTTGCACCGACCGCCGCTCCCTTGGGTACGCGTATTAAGGTGGCCTCTCTTTTTTACAATACACCGGCCCGTCGCAAGTTTTTAAAAACCCCGCGTGCAGAGTTTACCCAAATTGAAGATTATCTTAAACGTACTTTGCTAGTGAATCAGCACCTTGGTTTGCGCTTAATCCATAATGCCAAACAAGTGTTTGATTTTGTACCTGCGATCGAACCAGCCAAGTATTTGACACGTCTTGCAGCCTTATTAGGTGAGGCTTTTGTCGAGCAGTCCTTGCATATCAGTCAGTCTTTGCCAGGAGTAAACCTAGAAGGCTGGGTGAGTTTGCCTACTTATCATCGAGGCTTGGCCGATAAACAGTTTGTATTTGTTAATGGCCGTATTGTACGCGATCGCCAATTATTGCAAGCAGTCAAGCTGGCTTATGCCGATGTGCTTTATCATGGGCGCCATCCCGTTTTTGTGGTGTTTATTAACGTGCCCTTTGATCAAGTCGATGTGAATGTGCATCCGGCTAAGTATGAAGTGCGTTTTCAACATGCCAGGCAGGTGTATGATCATGTCCGGCGCGCTATTCGAGATGCCATTATGCAGCCGCTTGTCATGGGTCAAGAGGGCGCAACCAGGCCTGCTAACGGGGATGCAATCGCGCAAAGGACGGATCAGCCAAATTTGCAGCAATCAACTCCGCGTCAACCCATCATCCGTCAAACGTCATTGAGCTTGGCTTCTGCTCGTTCAGATTCAACTCAAGATTTAGCCGATGCCTTCGCTTTTCAGCAGCCCGCTCAATCAAACTATGCCACGGCGATACAGCCAGATAGTCTACCGATTATTCAAGAGTCTGGTGAGCAGCAAGCACTTGCCCCGATGTTGGGTTTTGCCAAAGCGCAAATAAAAGGGGTGTTTATTTTGGCGGAAAATGCAGCCGGCCTGGTATTGGTGGATATGCATGCTGCCCATGAGCGCATTGTCTATGAGCGTTTAAAAGGCCAATGGCGTGACCAACAAATTGTATCGCAACCCTTGCTGGTGCCTTTAGTGCTGCATCTGTCATCTGCAGCCATCTTGCATTGGGAAGCGAATGTGGCTTGGTGGCAAGGTTGGGGGTTTGAGTTTGAACAGCTGGGACCGGAACAACTTCGCGTTATGGCCGTCCCTGCTGTTTTGCAAGGTTTAAATCTGACGGAGTTACTTGAAAAGGTCTTTGCAGATTGGCTGACCGAGCAACGACCTGAAACAATGCTGGAGGAAGAGTTTGCCGCGATTTTATCACGACGCGCTTGTCATGGCTCGGTTCGGGCTAATCGTCAATTAACCCTTGCGGAGATGAATCAACTGTTACGTGACATGGAACAAACACCCGCTTCTTCTCAATGTAATCATGGCCGTCCAACTTGGGTACAGCTATCCATGGATCAGCTTGATCAATTATTTATGCGAGGACGTTAA
- a CDS encoding N-acetylmuramoyl-L-alanine amidase has product MYFSKPVTSKSKLGLQALFTLLLLLTSQVAIAAEVNSVRLGQTPDQTRVVFEMANTDVYRVMHLDNPPRIVIDFPGAQSNVSFRNQRFQDPRLSGIRMATDAQRTRVVLDLSAGYEYKHFVLAKTAQRPQRLVVDISERVRQVAPPLADTQIAQAPVVATPAATVSQSTPSQSSPATVVAKAPQPAPAPAPAASQTPAAAAAPKPTAAQPVSSSPQPAVAQPAVRNTLQQHNRMSKEFVIAIDPGHGGNDVGAIGPSGLFEKDVVLAISKQLKAEIDRLPGMRAVLTRDRDVYVGLDERARIARRHQADLFVSVHADAYTSPQPRGGSVYVLSQRGASSAMARAIAERENEALGIVTLAGRDQDVAFVLSDLSRESSLQASRKLGSQVLAAMNGNGLHLHKSSVQAANFAVLRSIDMPSILVEAAFISNPEDERLLVNPRFQQQFARSLASGLQAFLQESGHKPNWGEPLFVRHQIQRGDNLSSIADTYGVSTRELMQLNGLRNPNQLVVGRTLRIPITDKMTVHYHRTYRVQSGDTLSRIAQRHGVSVNEIMQMNNLTNANQLRVGTELRIPIRQQLLAAS; this is encoded by the coding sequence ATGTACTTCTCTAAGCCAGTCACATCAAAATCTAAACTAGGGCTTCAAGCCTTATTTACGCTGTTGTTACTGTTAACAAGCCAGGTGGCTATTGCTGCAGAAGTCAATAGTGTGCGTTTGGGTCAAACGCCGGATCAGACGCGCGTGGTGTTCGAAATGGCAAATACGGATGTTTATCGGGTGATGCACCTTGATAATCCACCGCGGATTGTCATTGATTTTCCAGGCGCTCAAAGTAATGTCAGTTTTCGTAATCAGCGTTTTCAAGATCCCCGCTTGTCAGGCATTCGTATGGCAACCGATGCGCAGAGAACGCGCGTGGTACTGGACTTATCAGCAGGATATGAGTATAAGCATTTTGTGTTAGCAAAAACAGCTCAGCGCCCGCAACGTTTAGTGGTCGATATTAGTGAGCGTGTACGTCAGGTTGCGCCACCGCTTGCTGACACCCAAATAGCTCAAGCGCCGGTAGTCGCTACGCCTGCCGCTACAGTGTCACAATCTACACCTTCGCAATCTTCTCCAGCGACTGTTGTCGCAAAAGCGCCTCAACCAGCTCCGGCACCAGCCCCCGCGGCATCACAAACGCCAGCTGCAGCTGCAGCGCCCAAACCAACTGCTGCGCAGCCAGTATCATCTTCACCCCAGCCCGCGGTGGCCCAACCGGCGGTGCGCAACACCTTGCAACAGCATAATCGCATGAGTAAAGAGTTTGTGATTGCCATCGATCCGGGTCATGGCGGTAATGATGTGGGTGCGATTGGCCCCTCGGGTTTATTCGAAAAAGATGTGGTGCTGGCCATTTCTAAACAACTAAAAGCAGAGATTGATCGGTTGCCGGGTATGCGAGCGGTACTGACGCGTGATCGTGATGTCTATGTTGGATTGGATGAGCGTGCGCGAATCGCTCGTCGCCATCAAGCGGATTTATTCGTTTCGGTTCATGCTGATGCCTATACTAGTCCACAACCCCGTGGCGGTTCGGTGTATGTATTATCACAGCGTGGTGCTTCAAGTGCCATGGCGCGCGCGATTGCTGAGCGTGAAAACGAGGCATTAGGCATTGTCACGCTCGCTGGGCGTGATCAAGATGTGGCTTTTGTGCTGAGTGATTTATCACGTGAGTCGAGTTTACAAGCGAGTCGTAAGTTAGGTTCTCAGGTGCTGGCCGCCATGAATGGCAATGGCTTGCATTTACATAAATCATCGGTGCAGGCCGCTAATTTTGCGGTGTTAAGATCAATCGATATGCCTTCTATTTTGGTCGAGGCGGCATTTATATCGAATCCCGAGGATGAAAGGCTATTAGTGAATCCAAGATTTCAGCAACAATTTGCGCGATCTTTAGCAAGTGGTTTGCAAGCATTTTTGCAAGAATCTGGACATAAGCCTAATTGGGGTGAGCCTTTGTTTGTGCGCCATCAAATTCAACGAGGTGATAATCTATCAAGCATTGCCGATACCTATGGCGTGAGCACCCGTGAACTGATGCAATTAAATGGCTTACGTAACCCTAATCAATTAGTCGTGGGTCGCACATTGCGTATTCCTATTACTGATAAAATGACTGTTCATTATCATCGTACATATCGAGTGCAGTCAGGAGATACCTTGTCGCGTATCGCTCAGCGCCATGGTGTGTCGGTCAATGAGATCATGCAGATGAATAATCTTACCAATGCCAATCAACTTAGGGTGGGCACCGAACTACGGATTCCTATTCGTCAACAATTGCTTGCAGCGAGTTAA
- the tsaE gene encoding tRNA (adenosine(37)-N6)-threonylcarbamoyltransferase complex ATPase subunit type 1 TsaE, with translation MVHDQYSTKQYYLADTETTQKMGQGLANHWLQTSSNDRPRVWYLAGDLGAGKTTFSQAFIKTLMQDATLRVKSPTYTLIESYESDTDDCRVLHADLYRLVEAEELEYLGFRDLEMQADVLLIEWPSKGEGFLPKADIILDLSISDTGRYLNIKTFDSCMQDWLARFD, from the coding sequence ATGGTTCATGATCAGTATTCTACCAAACAATACTATTTAGCTGATACGGAAACGACTCAGAAGATGGGGCAAGGGTTAGCAAACCATTGGTTGCAGACTTCATCAAATGATCGTCCTAGAGTGTGGTATCTTGCTGGCGATTTGGGTGCTGGTAAAACGACCTTTTCTCAAGCATTTATCAAAACGCTGATGCAAGACGCGACCTTAAGGGTAAAAAGCCCAACCTATACACTCATTGAAAGTTATGAGTCGGACACCGACGATTGCAGAGTATTGCATGCGGATTTGTATCGCTTGGTAGAGGCTGAAGAACTTGAGTATCTAGGTTTTCGTGATCTGGAAATGCAAGCGGATGTGTTGTTAATTGAGTGGCCGTCAAAAGGAGAGGGTTTTTTGCCTAAAGCAGATATTATTTTAGACTTAAGTATTTCTGATACGGGCCGTTACCTAAATATAAAAACGTTTGATTCTTGCATGCAGGATTGGTTAGCTCGGTTTGATTGA
- the queG gene encoding tRNA epoxyqueuosine(34) reductase QueG, which translates to MNHISNASENADDLNQLSRLISQHAYSLGFSHCGISNTDLSAHEADYFNWIGLGYHGTMDYMEKHGTKRTRPTELIPGTQSVISVLMPYFEYEQHHPITQLQSSQQAYISRYALGRDYHKVLRKKLAKLAEYILTLEPQAALRGFVDSAPVLERQLAHKAGLGFLGKNSLLIHPKAGSWFFIGEIYTNLILPTHTRSVKDGCGSCQACIQECPTQAIVADGVVDARRCISYLTIEHPGPIDEVLRPLMGNRIYGCDDCQLVCPWNHFTPPNQQVDFKVRHQLDQASLIELFSWTEAEFEQNTAGSPIRRIGYEKWQRNIATALGNAQFDVDIVTLLEKNLGKVSEMVDQHINWALQQQLNKQKPEVKDQNLQKPGRPFHAAKYYLPKAIKTTTQTGFLDRPE; encoded by the coding sequence ATGAACCATATATCAAACGCCTCCGAAAACGCTGACGATTTAAATCAATTAAGTAGGCTTATTTCACAACATGCCTACAGCTTAGGTTTTAGTCATTGTGGTATTAGCAATACCGACTTGAGTGCACATGAAGCTGATTACTTTAATTGGATCGGCTTAGGCTATCACGGCACCATGGACTATATGGAAAAGCATGGAACCAAACGTACCCGGCCAACTGAACTGATTCCAGGCACCCAAAGTGTTATTAGTGTGTTAATGCCTTACTTTGAGTATGAACAACACCACCCTATTACACAGCTTCAATCTTCACAACAGGCTTATATCTCACGTTATGCACTTGGACGAGATTATCATAAGGTTCTGAGAAAAAAGCTAGCCAAACTGGCGGAATATATCCTCACACTAGAACCTCAAGCTGCACTCCGTGGCTTTGTTGATTCAGCGCCAGTACTGGAACGACAACTCGCTCATAAAGCGGGATTAGGTTTTTTAGGCAAAAATAGCCTATTAATTCACCCTAAAGCCGGCTCGTGGTTTTTTATTGGTGAAATTTATACGAATTTGATACTTCCAACACACACCAGATCAGTAAAAGATGGCTGTGGTAGCTGCCAGGCCTGCATCCAAGAATGCCCCACCCAAGCGATTGTCGCCGACGGTGTTGTTGACGCCCGCCGATGTATCTCATATTTGACCATTGAACATCCCGGCCCTATTGATGAAGTATTACGGCCTTTAATGGGTAATCGCATTTATGGTTGTGATGATTGCCAATTAGTCTGTCCTTGGAATCATTTTACGCCACCCAACCAGCAGGTCGATTTTAAAGTGCGCCATCAGCTTGACCAAGCCAGTTTGATTGAGCTGTTTAGTTGGACAGAAGCAGAATTTGAGCAAAACACGGCCGGTTCACCCATAAGACGAATTGGCTATGAAAAATGGCAAAGAAATATCGCCACAGCCCTAGGAAATGCGCAATTTGATGTCGATATTGTTACATTGCTTGAAAAAAACCTTGGCAAGGTCAGTGAAATGGTTGATCAACACATAAATTGGGCGCTACAACAGCAACTTAATAAGCAAAAACCTGAGGTGAAAGATCAAAATCTGCAAAAACCAGGGCGCCCATTTCATGCCGCAAAATACTATTTACCCAAGGCTATTAAAACAACTACTCAAACAGGCTTTCTAGATCGACCTGAATGA
- a CDS encoding chemotaxis protein CheW: MKDVNISDQKDNDYDDERLHKTIRFVVFSLEDERYGLSVNRIREVLRVGQIRQVPGSSAEVLGVINVRGIIITVVSARRLFRLPDKPLSDQARIIVVELDDEHAIGLLVDQVQEVQDIPEHLFESLSNYNNSRGAKGISSIAHYRDQVIIQVDLESLFE; this comes from the coding sequence GTGAAAGACGTGAATATTTCAGACCAAAAAGATAATGACTATGATGACGAGCGTCTGCATAAGACCATTCGTTTTGTTGTGTTCAGTTTAGAAGATGAACGATATGGATTAAGTGTTAATCGTATTCGTGAGGTCTTGAGGGTTGGGCAAATTCGGCAAGTACCTGGCTCGTCTGCGGAAGTATTGGGTGTCATTAATGTTCGTGGGATTATTATTACTGTGGTAAGCGCCAGGCGTTTATTTCGATTGCCTGATAAGCCTCTTTCAGATCAAGCTCGGATTATTGTGGTTGAGCTAGATGATGAGCATGCAATAGGCTTGTTAGTTGATCAAGTGCAAGAAGTGCAAGATATACCTGAGCATTTATTTGAATCCTTATCTAACTATAATAATAGTCGTGGTGCAAAAGGGATCTCGAGCATCGCGCATTATCGTGACCAAGTCATCATTCAGGTCGATCTAGAAAGCCTGTTTGAGTAG